The following proteins come from a genomic window of Nicotiana tomentosiformis chromosome 12, ASM39032v3, whole genome shotgun sequence:
- the LOC104120463 gene encoding classical arabinogalactan protein 5-like codes for MAYSKVIIALMFALVAGSAFSQAPGASPAASPKSSPPPAATPPPPTSTPVSAPTTASSPSESPPTVDTPASSPSGASPPSIAAAPGGSPTSSPNSASLNRVAVAASAVVAVFAASLIL; via the coding sequence ATGGCATACTCAAAAGTGATCATTGCTTTAATGTTCGCATTAGTAGCTGGATCTGCTTTCTCTCAGGCACCAGGAGCATCTCCAGCAGCTTCTCCGAAGAGTTCTCCACCGCCGGCGGCGACTCCTCCTCCTCCTACATCAACACCTGTCTCCGCTCCTACTACTGCATCTTCTCCATCAGAATCTCCACCAACTGTAGATACTCCGGCATCATCTCCTTCTGGCGCTTCTCCTCCATCTATCGCCGCCGCTCCCGGTGGTTCTCCTACTTCCTCTCCTAACTCTGCTTCCTTGAACAGAGTCGCCGTTGCAGCATCTGCTGTTGTAGCTGTCTTTGCTGCTTCTTTGATTCTTTAA
- the LOC138903005 gene encoding uncharacterized protein, protein MITRPFKYFNKWSMNPEFKKKIGDSWITEIRGTKMCQLVKKLNRLKKVLKRLNRTKFSNIELKAEQAKEEQEECQKHIQQNSINNSLINKEQELANKYNRLKKASDQFLRQKSKVQWLKQGDQN, encoded by the coding sequence ATGATTACTAGACCATTCAAGTACTTTAACAAGTGGAGTATGAATCCTGAATTCAAGAAAAAAATAGGGGATAGCTGGATTACTGAAATTAGAGGAACCAAAATGTGTCAGCTAGTGAAAAAACTAAACAGGCTGAAGAAAGTACTCAAACGGTTGAACAGAACTAAATTTAGCAACATAGAATTGAAAGCAGAACAAGCTAAGGAAGAGCAAGAGGAGTGTCAGAAGCATattcaacaaaattccatcaataATAGTCTCATTAACAAGGAGCAGGAATTGGCAAATAAGTATAATAGATTAAAGAAAGCAAGTGACCAGTTCTTAAGGCAAAAAAGCAAAGTACAGTGGCTGAAACAAGGGGATCAGAATTAA
- the LOC104120464 gene encoding classical arabinogalactan protein 5-like: MAYSKMIIALMLALVAGSAFAQAPGSSPAASPKSSPPPVSSPPAATPQPSTTSTPVSAPANAPTTASSPSESPLASPPAPPTVDTPASSPSGSSPPSIGAAPGGSPTSSPNSASLNRVAVAGSAVVAIFAASLML, from the coding sequence ATGGCGTACTCAAAGATGATCATTGCTTTAATGTTGGCCTTAGTGGCTGGATCTGCTTTTGCTCAGGCACCGGGATCATCTCCGGCAGCTTCTCCGAAGAGTTCTCCGCCACCAGTATCATCACCTCCGGCGGCGACTCCTCAACCTTCTACAACATCAACACCTGTCTCTGCTCCTGCAAATGCTCCTACTACTGCATCTTCTCCATCTGAATCTCCATTAGCATCTCCACCAGCTCCCCCAACTGTCGATACTCCGGCATCATCTCCTTCTGGCTCTTCTCCTCCGTCGATCGGCGCTGCTCCCGGCGGTTCTCCTACTTCATCTCCTAACTCTGCCTCCTTGAACAGAGTCGCTGTCGCCGGATCTGCTGTTGTAGCTATCTTTGCTGCTTCGTTGATGCTTTGA
- the LOC104120462 gene encoding classical arabinogalactan protein 5-like, giving the protein MAYSKVIVALMLALVVGSAFAQAPGSSPAASPKSSPPPVTSSPPVATPPSAVTPVSAPANAPTTASSPSESPLASPPAPPTVDTPASSPSGGAAPPSIGAAPSGSPTSSPNSASLNRVAVAGSAVVAIFAATFML; this is encoded by the coding sequence ATGGCATACTCAAAGGTAATCGTTGCTCTGATGTTGGCTTTGGTGGTTGGATCTGCATTTGCTCAGGCACCAGGATCATCTCCGGCAGCTTCTCCGAAGAGTTCTCCACCACCGGTAACATCGTCACCTCCGGTGGCGACTCCTCCATCTGCAGTAACACCTGTCTCTGCTCCTGCAAATGCTCCTACTACTGCTTCTTCTCCATCTGAATCTCCATTGGCATCTCCTCCAGCTCCACCAACTGTCGATACTCCGGCATCATCTCCTTCCGGTGGTGCTGCTCCTCCATCCATCGGTGCGGCTCCCAGCGGTTCTCCTACCTCATCTCCCAACTCTGCTTCCTTGAACAGAGTCGCCGTCGCCGGATCTGCTGTTGTAGCTATTTTTGCTGCTACTTTCATGCTTTAA